DNA from Aphis gossypii isolate Hap1 chromosome 3, ASM2018417v2, whole genome shotgun sequence:
caggGAGGGACGAGTGCCCTATCTTGCCCTCCCCAATGGGCGCCCATGAATGAAATGACAGAGGATGATTGATATACCAGTTACTATAGTTAGTtgctacttattataataaatgatgcaaaaatcaaatgaaaacAACCACTTAATTGTCTTGAtggtaatttttctttaattaaaatatatttttttgaaataggtaggtacctaattatgattaatattaaacttatgttTACAACAGAAAATCgttgaaatcatttttttacacaaacttattttgtcttgtctcatttttataaaatctattatataaaaataagtccgGTTTTCCTCCCTGACGCTATAACTCCAGAACGCACGAACCGATTTCCACGGTTTTGCATTCGTTGGAAAGGTCTTGGGCTCCGTGAGGTTTATAGCAAAGAAAATTCAACAGAAAAGTGGGGAAATCGTTTTTCACATACAGCGCCATCTATTATACATAGCATGTACTTCAAACCAATAGCAACGGTGCGTGATAAAGTGTGTGACAGATAGTCATTATTCTCTGCTcagttaatttcatttaagctCAGTGTAAATTATGTGGATCGtgcatttgaagttaaattcaACACTCTGTCCATAGTCCAAAATGCCTAGAGAACGACGTGCGAACATCGGGCCCGCACAAGACATGCAAGCCAGCAACAAGTCTATTCAAGGAACTTAAgagaagaaaaacaaaatataataagagaaAATGACCGATTGAGACATCGCGTGAGCACACTTGGAATCAATCAACAAAGAAATTCCAACGTCGCAAACAAGGAACCCCAGTTCCAGACTGGCCACAGGTGTTTTCAACTGATGCACTAGGTCGTATGTACACTGTTCATCCTAGAAAcgatgaatgtttttatttgcgACTGCTGTTAGTAAATGTACGTGGACCGAAATCATTTGCGCATTTGAAAACTGTGAATGGCCACCAATGCCAAACATATCGAGAAGCATGTCAACTATTGGGTTTGCTGGAGAACGATTCTCATTGGGATTTAACACTTGCAGATTCAGTTGTTTCATCAAATGCGTACCAAATACGAACGCTGTTCGCAATTATCATCACCACATGTTTTCCTTCACAACCAATTCAGTTATGGAACAAATACAAAGACGCCATATGTGAAGATATCTTGCATCGCTTGCGTATTCAAACGAATAATCCTGACATCCAAATAACCGATGAAATCTACAATGAAGGATTGATTCTGATTGAGGATCAATGCTTGACTATTGCAAACAAGCTACTGATTGAAGTAGGAATGATTGCGCCAAATCGATCGATGCACGATGCATTCAACCAAGAATTAAATCGAGAGCTGCAATACAATGTTGATACATTGCAGGAATTCGTTAGAAATAATGTTCCGTTGCTGAATGAAcagcaaaaacaaatatacaaaacattaatgcAAGCGGTGGACAATAATACTGGTGGTCTATTCTTCCTGGATGCACCTGGAGGAACAGGGAAAACATTTgtcatttcatttattttggcCACTATTCGATCAAGATGTGACATAGCTTTGGCGTTAGCATCATCTGGAATTG
Protein-coding regions in this window:
- the LOC126550972 gene encoding uncharacterized protein LOC126550972; the encoded protein is MYTVHPRNDECFYLRLLLVNVRGPKSFAHLKTVNGHQCQTYREACQLLGLLENDSHWDLTLADSVVSSNAYQIRTLFAIIITTCFPSQPIQLWNKYKDAICEDILHRLRIQTNNPDIQITDEIYNEGLILIEDQCLTIANKLLIEVGMIAPNRSMHDAFNQELNRELQYNVDTLQEFVRNNVPLLNEQQKQIYKTLMQAVDNNTGGLFFLDAPGGTGKTFVISFILATIRSRCDIALALASSGIAATLLDGGRTAHSALKLPLNLNTIDTPTCNISRSSAMGKLLMQCKLIVWDECTIAHKKSLEALNFTLKDLRRITTSLAA